DNA sequence from the Nicotiana tomentosiformis chromosome 3, ASM39032v3, whole genome shotgun sequence genome:
CTCCAAACTCCATTGTGACAATACACAAATCCACCCTGCAATTTTACAAGAATTATTATTACTCAAAACTAACTTGACAGAAACATATATAAGCTATAAACAATTGACAATAAGACTTACTGCATTTTCGACTCGGGCACGTTCATCTTCCCTAGTGAGACGATGATCATTTGTTAGTCTAACAGCTACTCCTCCATTCCTACTCAAAACTGCTCTACAATCTCCCACGTTTGCTACATGGAGTTCTCCATTCTTCAACAGTGCACTAGCTACACAAGCTCCACCATTTTGACCCTGCATATGCAAGAGTACACATTATAAACATTAGTAATTAATGGTTACGTTGGAGAACTAGTTGCAGAAGTAACACTCTTATGATTTCCTTGTGAGTCTAACTTGGAATTGCACCGACAATATACAATTATTTACAGGATCGGGCTAAGATGACGTGCAACAATATGTAATTATTTCTAATAATCCTATTTTAGTAACTCAAAAAATGCATCGTTTATAATGCCGGATAATATAGAATTTTATGTTGTCTGTGcatcttttttttcctttcttgatTTATAGATTTAGATCCCCGTCGCGTGACTCATAGGTCATAGCTAGTTTTTTTTGTATATGCTCTTCTCATTTCTGCCTCGCCACTAAATGATTATGCTAGTTATTGTTATattctctttccttttttttttttgtacacTTTTTTGGTGGCGGGAAGAGGAATGCCTTTAGTGGTATTTGAACTCCACTGGGTTCTAACTCTGAACCTATTATTCTTGTTCTCTTAATTTTTTGGTCTATATCtactcttttgtttttcttttttttcttttcttcctttacTTTTTTGGTTTGCTAGTGAAGAAAAATAACAAATTGCGATGACAAATTCAAGAAAATCCATGGTAGATACAGTCAATACATATATACGTCTCATACTTTTGTCTACCTACCATTATGACAGTCCAAATTAAAAGAATCTTGAATCCCCTCATTAACTATTAATGACTAAGACTTTGACCAAGTCTGGCCAACAATTCTTTTAAATgacccaaattttcaaaaaatggaaAAAGAATAAACTAATAGTCATTGTCACACGTTAGTTGAATACGTACCAGATTAATAAATTCTTGGTCTGTGAACGAGTAACCTTCGCGTATGGCAACTTCTATGTACTTTCCTTCCTTCTTTTCAATACGTTCTAATTCTTTTACTATGTTTTTCCCTAGATTTTCAGCTACGAATTCTGCTGCAGCTTTGCCTCCATGTCCGTCAATCACAACAAAAAATGCCTATTAAGAACAAGAAAACATCTAATAAAAATTTAGTTGCAATTCCAAAAATTGTGggaataaattaatttagaaGAAAAAACTATCAATCATGTTAATAAAGTTTTGCAGTGATATTAGACATGCATGGAATTATACAAAGATATTACATGAAAATTACTGACAAAATAACGTATTTTCGTATTTCAAATATACTACTAAAAAGTTGATGAAAAGTGAATGCATATAGGACTATCTGTCTTGGAATAACATGAAAAATTTGTAAAAAGGACCAAACTATTATTCTAAGGAGGAGAAAAtcatacatatataaatataattcttGTTATATGTGGaaataaatgaaagaaaaatCTAATTATGGATTAACATTTCGGAGGTtgtgaaataaaatcaaatatgatgatttatgacttacttGATTATGGTCACGTAAGATATCAAGCATGGCACCTTGGCCATCTTCCATGACTTCTCTTCTTCCTTTTCTACAAGCAACCGAATAATTTCTTCCTTCAATCTCAAATTCTGTCTTCTCAAATTTCTTTCCAACCTCACCAAAATCCAAAGAAGGAACAAATGATGGTACCATAAGCTTTGCAGGTCTCTTTCTTGAATTTATAGATCTCCTAGCTTCTTCATTAGTACCCGAAAAAGACGGTATTTCCATCATCAGACCACCACCAATTAATCCATCCACATTTTGATCCTTATTGGAGATCGGCGAATCATTCTTGAGGAAATTCTCATCCGTGGGATCGTTAATTCTtgttttttttgatttttctagCTTCGAAAAGGGTTTTTCCTTTTCTAAAAGAAGCCATCGACCGAACCACGGGAGGGAAGATGGAGAAggaggagaagaaggagaaggagaaggagaaggagatgGGGTTGGTGGGGAAACAATAGCCATGCGAAGGGTTTTCCTAAGCCTACGAAGGAAATATAGAACGAGAGAAACTAGTGAGAAACGCATGAGAAATTCTTGAATATCTACTACTATCATTTTCCAATTGTAGCTGCAGGTTTGAAATATTTTCAAATGCATACAAGAAAAGATCAAACCATTAATTATTAGATGGAAACTTTTCAAACTAAAGGGAAAAATTGTTGagaaaagaagaaagatttaGAGTATAGTTAAGAAGGAGAAATAAGAATGGTTCAACTGAAGAGAAGaattggaatcataaaacaaaATTTCAGGTAGGAATTGTCCTTTAAAAGGAAAAGAGAGGATGGGGTTGGGTTGGGGATGACTTAAttagggtgggggtgggggttagGGTGGGTTAATTGCATGCAATGATTTGATTATTAGGTCAAAGGATGAAAAGGATAATGCACTTTTGGTTTTTGGTTACTACGATCTTGATTAACGGGTCAAAGGTGACAAGGAATGGTTTATTAGTATTATTTTCAAAGAGTTCTCATTTGAATAAGAAAAAATCAGTTTTGTTTGTAGAAAGCTTCAATGCCAAGGAAAAGGTCCTACTGTGACATAACGCGCGCGGCCAATGAAGCTACGCCTACAATTCTGTGTCAAATCTTTTAATTTGTTGTTTTCTTTCACACTACAAAACTAGCACATTAACATTATGTTAAGATGATTAGTGTGGTGAGATGATTTGTGTTCTTTTCTTTTAACAGATGTCTCCGGTTTAAGTACTAAAAATAAAGTCTTCCTATGTACAGTGTACTTTGCTTCTCATAAACGTCTTTTTGGCGTGAATCTGCATCAAATGAATCCAGTAAATTTCGAATACATTATATTAATGGGAACGAAAAAGAAACATGTTCTATGAAATGAATTCCGTTGTACTTGTGCATGCAAACAAAAAGAAGGAATAAGTGACCACAAAATCGCAGACAAGGAAGTAACTCCAATAACATTAACATTCTGAGTTCCCTAGAATGTTGGTCCTTCATCCTTCTTAGCTAGTCTCGTGGGCTGTTCAAAATACACGGAGTATTCATCCTAAGTTATAATTATGTCTCTCTCTCACTCATAGTCGTTTGGTAGGAGGTATAAGAATATTGCTGAATATGATGTATTAATTATACTGATATTAGTAATACTAAATTAGTTACGCTGACATTATTTTTTATCCAATGTTTGGTTTGGTGCATTAAAACATTGCAAAATCTCTAAAAACAATTAGTTTTTTTAAGAAATACGCTCCAAAATATGGCAAAAAGTATTTGGAGTGTTTTGAGGGATTTAAGGGGCAATTACGTCTTTAACCATGTTTATGCAAGTATTTAAAACTCTTGCATTGCTAATACTATGATTTgctatgtattagttatacataggataataccaaatggGATGTATAATTACTATAAGTATTACTTATACATATGTTGAAAAAATATACCAAACAAGAGATTAGTAATGCACAAAGCTAAtgcttatattattttttctaatacctcctaccaaacgacccctaagtgtTTGGCTAGGCatataattttaaaaagaaaaaaaatattttctaaacttATGGTGTAAAATAAGTCAAAAATATTTGTATGTGAATCATATCATTAAGCCATATGTATCTAATAAACACTTTGTGTTTGAACAATctattcaaaaattatttttgaatgtCAATGTTAATTGTGTCTTGATTTTTATGAATTCTAATAATATTAAGATTTTTTTAGTATTTTTAGGAAACCCATAATCTTTATAGATTTAGAAAACCCACTATTCTAACAgatttaagaaagaaaaatatattgtTCTTGTAGGATTGAAAAAATCTTTCTCTTATAGGTCTAGGACTATTTGGGGTCTATATATGTCACGATCTAAAAATTCCACCAAAGGTCGTGATAGCGTCGAACCTgatttctaggcaagccaacgctcAAAAACAGTAATAGAAGCCAATTATTAAATCATTAACTGAGTCATGATATCATTAGCAATGCGGAATAAGATTCAaaataaatatcataaatacaaatatCTAAGACAAAGTCTAACACGAGCACATCTATCTAACAACACTCAAATATCCATGTCATAACATCACAAGCTTATATAAGAGTAAGCAATCTGAATGCatttatctggaaagaaaatacaTAGACAGAGATAGATAAACATGGAAGGAGGACTCCATGTGCTGCAGATCAGATTAAGTAAAGCAGCTCACCACGTGTGCAACAACTCGATCGATCATTTAGAGTACTAGCTACCCTTTCTATATTTCAAGACTTTTCTAGctttatttgatgatttatgacttgcgtgtatggtccaTTTTGATTTTCAGAAATTTTAtatgtgaattttaaagaaaataagaTTTTTGACTTTGAAAATGACTAGAGTTGACCAAGATCAACGTTTTTGGTAAACGACCTAGGATCGATATTTTGTCGATTccggtaggtttgtatgataattttggagttATAcacatatttggttggggtctcgGGTGACCCGAGGCCATTTTGGTgcattatgtgaaaaatttaaaaaatgagttTTAATGACcgattcttgatatttgaaattattttgatgatttgagattgcgagcaagtttgtatgatattattgTACTTGTGTGAATTTTAgtattggagcccgaggggctcgggtgaatttcaggTGTGTTTTGTATGGTTTGGCAGCTGAAGGCATCTGCTGGTGTGCATGAtctgcaggtctcgcatttgtgagaacCCGTTCATAAATGCGAGCCTCACATTTGTGATatcaggctcgcatttgcgaagataggTAGGACTGGaagacttcgcatttgcaaagtcactgtcgcttttgcgagccaGGGGGAATCACATTTTTGATGGGTGTATCACAATTACGATACTGAGCAGTGGCAAGGCAGCTTCACATTCTGCATTTGCGAGGAATGGGACCTTAGCCAATGCGAAGGTAGGGTCTCTTTTGCAATATCAGAGGCACTCAGACACTGTTCGCTTTTGTGAGCAATGGTTCACTTTTGCGAACATTGTAATTGCAAATAagagtttgcaattgcgatatctgcagctgggtaaaatgtGAAATTTGCGGGACTTAGCATCGTTTAcactatttttgaaccctagattcTATAGAGGCGATTTGTGGAGAGCAATTTCTTCCCAACTTCATAGATTGGTGACTTTAACTTGTTTTTATTCAATATCCATTACTTTACATGAATTTTCAGTATCAAATCCAAGATTTCATAGGCAGAAATTGGGGTTCagggtagaatttagggatttcgtaaaattgagatttaaatctcaaattgaggtcgtattttgaaataaattatatatatggactcatggggttatgaATCATCGAGATTTGGTCTCTATTTCAGATTGGACCTTGTGGGTCTGGGTTGACTTTTGGAAATTTTGGcaaagattgaacctttattgACTAGAGATATTTCCTTTAACATTATTTGACTTCCTTAGATGATATTTGACTAGGTTTTGATCATTTGAGGAGTATTTCTAAGGAAGACGGTATTGGATTGTGAAATTTATTTCggaatgaggtaagtgtcttgcctagctttgttgagaaaatattttctagtaatATGATATTGTtttctacatgcgggggtgatgtatATGTAAGGTAACGAACGTATATGCATGTTCCAGGATTATCCATGCTCGAGGGTAGATTATACGACTCTTTGTACCTTGATGAACTTTGTGACTTTCTTGCCTTATATTTTACTTGATTTCTATGATAATATGTGTACAAATATCAATGCTAGATACCATGCTTTAGCTTATTACAACTTGATTAAATATGATGGACTATTTGTGATACTGTTGGTGTGCTAAATCCGGTCATAACAATACCTATATCATGAACGCATGTCTATGTCTGTTATTCTTGAGATACTTGGGTTCCATGTTTATGTTGAAGATCATACTTGAGCTTTGTTGAGATACTTGAACAATTGGGTACTTGAAGTTTATTGATTTGTTTATTGGTGCATAAGCTGTGATTATCGTTCACATGGTGTATTATGCTTAATGACTCTCTTGATGTTATCTATGCTTCTTACTTTGCTTGTGTTGATGTATACATACTTGGCGAGGAAGAGTGAATTGCACGAAGAGTGCTTCTGTGCTTCTGAGGAAGAGTAATTgtgcacgaagggtattttcgtgccttatttatatattgatattattgcttGAGTGAACGTGAGGATATGTACGAAAGGTGTTTCCATGCTTGTTGTTATTTTATaattgtgaggatgagagtaaaatcatgaagggtaatgtcgtaccattatttttacattataatgtgaggatgagagtaaaagcaccaAGGGTGATActgtgcaattatttttatattatgatGCGAGGATGAGactaaaagcacgaatggtgatatCATGCAAATGAAGATgagagttcatggcacgaaggttTTTTCGTTCAGGCAAGGATGAGAGACATGAATTATATTGTGTTATCTTTCCCTTACATGTACATTTATGCCTTTAtcctgagttgttgttgttgcaccTGTGCTTTCTATGTTTCTTATGGTTATTATGCCTTTGACTTCtaccttatttgttattgttcTACCCGTGCCTTCTATTTttctattattgttatattcatgcttttcttcttgtttgttatatttgCATCTATGCCTTTTGCTCGTTTGTTGTGGTTTCATCTAAACCTTCTACCTTGCTAGTGATTGAAATCTATGTTCTCCTCCCTTCATTGTTATCGTCACTATGTGCCTCCTACCTTGTCTGTTACCATTATCTATATGCTTCTGCCTGATTTGTTACTGCTATCTATGTACTTTCTATTTCGCTGTTACTATTATCGGTATTCCCTCTAACTGGTTGGTATTGTTATACATATTCTTAGTGacgatgagataaatgcacgaaggttgTTTCCATGCCATTTGATTTAATATACATGCATATATTTAGCGAGGAGGAGCTAAATACGCGAAGTATGTTgccatgccatttggtttgataTCTTGAACATATTCCTCTTATTATAAAGATTTGTGGGTCTACTATATTGTTTTAGTGGTTATTACTTTAACCTCATGACTTGAGCTATTAAAAAAAGTTGGTTGTGATATTGAGGAACCTGATCGTTATTTCTTTTGGTTAATCAATAACTCTTCTCATCTTTGTTCTTGTTATCTACTTtgttatttttagtgttgtttctATTGCAAATTAAATGCACATGTTATAttagtgagtatcttttgacttaaaaatcttgtcactacttcactgGTGTTAGTCaaaatacttactaagtacatgagGTTGgtagtactcatactacacgtctacaccttgcgtgcagatattcgGCGATGAGCGGCTGCGAAGTTTGAGGGCCTATCATTGAAGACGTACCAACACTCTATATACAAACTACTATTTGTTTGTGGTAGTTTAGAATTTATATTTTTGTCTATGtaaatttcaaatagatgatgtttTTTTCCTCAAACTGGAGTTGAGTTCTTATTCTTCGTagctcgtgacttgtactaccatgCCTTAGAATGTTATATAGAATTCAGTCATTTtattccttgttattaataatcTTTCACTTGAGTTACCTTATTATATGTTTCTCTTACCTAGCATTGAGATTAGGTActatcacgactaggtggattttgggtcgtgacaagttggtatcagagcactaggttcataggttcaacgagtcatgagcaagtgcctagttgagtcttacggatcggtatggtGATgttcatacctatcttcgagaggctacaaggtatATAGGaacctttccatctttctttccttatcgtgtgacttTGTTTCATCTTGAAGCTTATACTTTTGATTTTCTTCCATTCACTCGTATATGATATTGCGCACTTAGTATTAGATGTGCACTGATGGCTTGTGATGTTACAGATGGATTGTGAAGGGttatggatgcttgattatcgTCTTGATGTGTTgtccaaaaataaatattgatGTGTCGGTAGATCTTTCAATCATTTATTTGTGGGATAAAGCAGATTCTTGCATCTGGTTGATGAGTTCGGACTCGAGAGAGGATTAATTGGTTGATTAGTTGTTGTGACCATGATAGGGTCACGAGAAGAGGTTGATTTGAGTCTAGCAGGTAGGTTATCTTCTATAGGAAGGtgtgaggttgtgtgatccttatgTGGTTTCTACGAAGAGCTTTTCTTCTATTCAGTTGAATGCATAAACTATCGTTTCAGAGGGATTGAGGAAGTTGTCTTGACTGTCAAAAGGATGAGTGCGCAATTGGCAGGTGATTTGGAATGTTTAAGACGAGTGCTATATGATCTTATAAGGAGATTCAGCTGGATAACAATGCAAGGTCATGGCAAGCTAAGAAGGAAGGGTATTGTGGGATATTAGAAGATGTTTTTTGTGGCttcgagctaagtgggggagtttaTCATCAACGATTAGGTCATATGGGCCAGTGTTGTTATAGTTCCTGAAATAGGATGTGCTTGTGGGTTTGCTATGATTTGAGAAAGGTGTCATCGAGGGTGATTTCAAGTGAGGGATATGCTGGGTACATGATGTAATATGCTCTATGGGTATATAGCGATCTAGGAGCAATTCAGGTTTCACATTCATTATGGATGTAGTGTGTATGGAAGAGGAACCACATGGTTGCTTCTTTAGATATTCAGGTGCTGGTGAAGCACAGGTTGTTCGACACGTATTGACTGTGCGTTGGAGATTGGAGCAAGGTGAATGGCTTTCGAGAAGGTTCCATTGGGGTCAAGACtcatatgtggtatttaaggATTTTCGAATTTGTGTATGTCTAGGACTTGAGATCGATAGTGGATAATGTCTAGATTTGCAATACTTCTATATGAATATTGACTCTACATGGCAGTATTAGAGAGATACAAGGAACGACTTCGAATTCGCAGAAGGTCCCTTTAGAGCGGGCATTTtgaattgagttatttttgggtTTGGTAGTCTACGTGACTCGGTCGAGTTAGAGAGAAATCCGTTCCGATGATTTGATTATGTGTAAATGGGTTCCGAAGAGTTCATGACACTTTTGATCATGGCTTAAGTTTTTTTCTACATGTATAGAAGGTTTGTTGCGTGTGGTGATGTCCTTCCGGATTGAGTTAAATGGAAGGTCCTTGGTTAATGAGGTGTTTATCATGCTTGTGATTCAAAGTTGATTATGATATTTTTGCATTCTCATAAGTTAGCATAATAGTTGTAGTGCGCCGAGTGGGATTGAGAGTTGTAAGTACGAGGTTGCGATTTAGTTTCAAAGGGAAGGTCATGGGTTCTAGAAGGTGTGGACAACTTCAGATGCTTAAGAGAATGTTGGCACTATTTTGTATCGCCTGAGAATGGTGTGCATTTTGGGAGATGTATAGTGTTCTGGCTTGCAAATGCTTTACTTGTATTAAGGTGATCGTTGGCTGCTGAGGTTCGGGTTTTGCTACATAATGCAAAAGGTTTATGTGAGTATTTTAATGTAAGGTGATTGTGTAagagtggagttgggatcagatatggagattctggtatacTTGAGGTTTAGAGGTTGGATATTCTCGTAGGCGTACTATTCCTttgttgcggactgtgaagatatGTAAAGAATTAGACAGTTGataatatatattatgtataGGTTACTATGGACTTTGGAAGGTTGTTCACTTGTTTGGGGATGATCGAAATTGGTTTGGGGGCTATTCGTAGGCCTAAGGAGAATGTGTATCTATATCAGATCGTGTTTGCGTACTTTTATGCAACTTATACCCTAGGTGTATCATCGGGAAGAATGGATGTTATTCATGTCCTGGTCTATGTTATGTGTTTCCCTCTTATACTATGATGTGTGGTAAATCTACTTAATTATTAACACACATGTTGTGATCCTGTTTAGGCCTTGTGGTGATTTATGGGCGAGATGGATCTTGTGAtattgatttgcttattgcaccttagtcgtgcttgccTTCTTCTGTATTGTGTTATGCCTATTCATCtccctatagttatatttatgaacTCTATCGTGCTTGATGCTGACACATATGTGCTTAGTGAGCacgagcattatggctcgatgggtatccctatgtggattgatatgattGGGATAGGATTGCGCACCGCAATGGAGTTATGTGGAATACcctttcttgtgtttattttgtcTGTTTTTCCCTTTGTGGGATGATTTAATGGAATTATGCTTTTGTCGTCGTACGAGATGAACTTGTTGGATAGTTCTCTTATCTTGTTTTTTTCATTATTGGATAAATTTGAGTTATTGCTTTCTTAGTGTACGGAACGCGTTGTGTGAGGTTCCATATGGCCTTTAGTGAGACTTGCCAGTTgaacaacttgtactgggtgatgCATGGTTATTGGAACTAAAAATTGCGCAATTGGGTTGGGACAAGGCATGTTTGGAGGAAAAATGTCACTAGTCAGCTCAGAATTTGGCAATGGTCCTTGTCGGACAATAGAACTCCACGACTTATTGAGTTCATGAGTGAATGTGAGTTATTGCATGATTATTTCATAATTGGTAGTGTTTCGaggtttgaaacaaggttttatttgatatgtggTATATTGTCGGTACCAGATTTGGTAATGAGCAACTATTATGGTTGGAAGTTATtgctgtgagtacatgagttatgtggtacatcgTGTGGTTCGATCTTGCCAGTGAATTGACGGCTTGATGCATCTTGTTGACATTGATACAATTCATATATACAAGGATCATATCTTATAGGGGATTCCGGATGTTAGAATTTGGTTTCACGGCCTGTGGGCTTAGGTCAAAAGATGGATCTTCAATTGGGGTTCATGGACCTATATAGACCGTGGTGGCATGGTATCACTAATGGGAATGGGTATGATGAGTTTATTCAACTAACTGgcggctttggaatgactcttggtaCGTTCGAAGACAAacacatgtttaagtgggggagaatgtaacgacccgaccggttgttttgagtaataATATCCTTTCTGTGTTTCAAGACTTTTATAGctctatttgatgatttatgacttgcgtgtgtggtatctattttcgaaaagtttttatatgtgaattttaaataaaatgagatttttgactttgaaaatagctagagttgaccacggtcaacgttTTTTGGTAAACgactcggatcggtattttgacgattccgctagattcttatgatgattttggatttgtatgCATCTTTGTTTGGGGGTCCCGGATGACCCGAATCCATTCAACGCGTTATGTGAAAATTGGAAAATTGAGTTTTGAacttgaaaatcttgagttttaatgatCGACTCTTggtatttgatgttattttgatgatttgagcttgCGAACGAGTTTgcatgatgttattacacttgtgtgaataTTAGGATTGGagaccgaggggctcgggtgagtttcaaatgtcTTTTGGATGGTTTGGCAGTTGAAGGCATCTGCAGGTCTCGCATTTCACAgatgcgagcctcgcatttgcaaTGTCAGGCTCACATCTACGAAGATGTGTTGGACTGGAAGACTTCGTATTTGCAAAGTCACTATCGttgtcgcttttgcgagccaGGGGAATCACATTTGCGATGGGTGTATCTTAATTGGGACACTAAGCAGTGGCAAGATAGCTTCACAAATGCAAAGCTTTGTCTGCATTTGCGAGGAAGAGGACCTTCACAAATGCAAAGgtagggtcgcatttgcgacatcagaAGCACTCATACATTTTCCGCTTTTGCAATAGTTGTTCGCTTTTGCAATCGCGATATCTGCAGCTCGGTAAAATGTGGGGATTTCAGGACTTAGTTTATTTTATACCATTTTTGAACCGTAGACTCCATATAGGCATTTTTTGGAGAGCAATTTCT
Encoded proteins:
- the LOC104086796 gene encoding probable protein phosphatase 2C 74, whose translation is MHLKIFQTCSYNWKMIVVDIQEFLMRFSLVSLVLYFLRRLRKTLRMAIVSPPTPSPSPSPSPSSPPSPSSLPWFGRWLLLEKEKPFSKLEKSKKTRINDPTDENFLKNDSPISNKDQNVDGLIGGGLMMEIPSFSGTNEEARRSINSRKRPAKLMVPSFVPSLDFGEVGKKFEKTEFEIEGRNYSVACRKGRREVMEDGQGAMLDILRDHNQAFFVVIDGHGGKAAAEFVAENLGKNIVKELERIEKKEGKYIEVAIREGYSFTDQEFINLGQNGGACVASALLKNGELHVANVGDCRAVLSRNGGVAVRLTNDHRLTREDERARVENAGGFVYCHNGVWRVNGSLAVSRAFGDNYLKEWIISEPDVVKLPLTSDCEFLIMASDGLWDKVSDQEAVDVVAKEKSSILACKKLVDISARRGNLDDITVMIINLQSFVGSN